A region from the Streptomyces sp. NBC_01445 genome encodes:
- a CDS encoding RNA-guided endonuclease InsQ/TnpB family protein codes for MTIGALAAGGGHARYTFRLRLSSRAVRALEAEWARCRWVWNESVAKSKAVHLHNKATGEKTTCGPAQLDKMLTAARTANAWLREGSSVVQQQLIRDFAKSRAKALKDIKARLPMRQRAGMPKYKKKHQVDPSLNYTQRGFRVKDGRLHLAGGIGATVVWSRELPEPPSSVRVYRDSLGHWYASFVVATSIQALVETGCVIGIDWGVKETAVTTSDDYDLPHPEHGRKAAQRLARYQRMMARRKPKKGRPGSNGYRGAKKQAAKLHKKVARQRQDTARKWAKRVVRDHDALAVEDFRPKFLAKSTMARKAADAAIGATKSALVEMARKHGRAVHLVSPAYTTMDCAHCDARAKHRLPLSERMYTCTACGTVSPRDKNSARVMLVRAGLNPASADLVSPATC; via the coding sequence ATGACGATCGGAGCGTTGGCGGCAGGTGGCGGGCATGCCCGCTACACTTTCCGGCTGCGTCTGTCGTCCAGGGCGGTCCGCGCGCTGGAAGCGGAATGGGCGCGCTGCCGCTGGGTGTGGAACGAGTCGGTGGCCAAGTCGAAGGCCGTGCATCTGCACAACAAGGCCACCGGCGAGAAGACAACGTGTGGCCCGGCGCAGCTCGACAAGATGCTGACCGCGGCCCGTACCGCGAACGCGTGGCTGCGTGAGGGCTCCAGCGTGGTGCAGCAGCAGTTGATACGGGACTTCGCGAAGTCCCGGGCGAAGGCGCTGAAAGACATCAAGGCCCGGTTGCCGATGCGGCAGCGGGCCGGTATGCCAAAGTACAAGAAGAAGCATCAGGTCGACCCGAGCCTGAACTACACCCAGCGCGGTTTCCGGGTGAAAGACGGCCGTCTGCATCTGGCCGGCGGCATCGGGGCGACGGTCGTGTGGTCGCGTGAGCTGCCCGAGCCGCCGTCCAGCGTGCGCGTCTACCGCGACAGTCTCGGCCACTGGTACGCCTCGTTCGTTGTCGCCACCAGCATCCAGGCGCTTGTCGAAACCGGTTGCGTGATCGGCATCGACTGGGGTGTGAAGGAGACCGCGGTCACCACATCCGACGACTACGATCTTCCCCATCCCGAGCATGGCCGCAAGGCCGCGCAGCGCCTCGCCCGTTACCAGCGGATGATGGCCCGCAGGAAGCCGAAGAAGGGCCGGCCCGGTTCGAACGGCTACAGGGGCGCCAAGAAGCAGGCGGCGAAGCTGCACAAGAAGGTGGCCCGGCAGCGTCAGGACACCGCCCGCAAGTGGGCCAAGCGTGTGGTCCGCGACCACGATGCCTTGGCGGTAGAGGACTTCCGCCCGAAGTTCCTGGCGAAGTCGACGATGGCCCGCAAGGCCGCTGACGCTGCGATCGGCGCGACCAAGAGCGCCCTGGTGGAGATGGCCCGTAAACACGGCCGGGCTGTGCACCTCGTCAGCCCTGCGTACACCACGATGGACTGTGCGCACTGCGATGCGAGAGCCAAGCATCGCCTGCCTCTCTCCGAGAGAATGTATACGTGCACCGCGTGCGGAACCGTGTCCCCCAGGGACAAGAACTCCGCCCGCGTGATGCTCGTCCGGGCTGGTCTCAACCCGGCTAGTGCTGATCTTGTAAGCCCTGCCACCTGCTAG